Proteins found in one Paenibacillus dendritiformis genomic segment:
- a CDS encoding helix-turn-helix transcriptional regulator: MESVQDEFPFLQMLVKGLAAQFGDQCEVVLHDLTLPYDRTIIAIENGHITGRKVGDPGTNLGLELLRGSTEDGNKINYITQTRDGRLLRSTSLYMRNREGRIIGSLCINYDITDLTLAEKVLKSLTMTGLQAEVKESFVSNVNDLLDTLIQEAQERIDKPVAVMTKEDKMRMIALLEEKGAFLIKKSGEKICAYLGISKYTLYNYLDEVKKSSN, translated from the coding sequence GTGGAGTCGGTACAAGACGAATTTCCTTTTTTGCAAATGCTGGTCAAGGGCCTTGCCGCCCAATTCGGCGATCAATGCGAGGTCGTGCTGCACGATCTGACGCTGCCCTATGACCGGACCATCATCGCCATCGAGAACGGGCACATCACCGGACGGAAGGTCGGCGATCCCGGCACCAACCTCGGGCTGGAGCTGCTGCGCGGCAGCACCGAGGACGGCAATAAGATCAATTACATCACGCAGACCCGGGACGGCCGCCTGCTGCGTTCAACGTCACTATATATGCGCAACCGCGAAGGGCGCATCATCGGGTCGCTGTGCATCAATTATGATATTACGGATTTGACATTGGCGGAGAAAGTGCTTAAATCGCTTACGATGACCGGGCTGCAGGCGGAAGTGAAGGAATCGTTCGTCTCCAATGTGAATGATCTGCTCGATACGCTGATCCAGGAGGCGCAGGAACGAATCGACAAGCCGGTCGCCGTCATGACGAAGGAGGACAAAATGCGCATGATCGCTCTGCTGGAAGAGAAGGGCGCCTTCCTCATCAAAAAGTCGGGCGAGAAAATTTGCGCTTATTTGGGAATCTCGAAGTATACGCTGTATAACTATTTAGATGAAGTGAAGAAATCATCGAACTAA
- a CDS encoding alanine racemase: protein MSNEITRRERRIPSAWSARAGELREAETPFLLIDAERTKQNIRHMADIAAKNGVQLRPHAKTHKMPHIARLQQRHGAVGITVAKVSEAEVMVKNGIGDIFIAYPLVVPSKIRRALALTADARIIVGVDSAAGARALEAEARQFGGVLEVRLEIDTGLKRSGVRTADVKAVAEAIAGCPHLRLTGIYTFRGALIHGEATLDVRSAGVDEGMRMVSIAEGLREAGCDIQDVSVGSTPTGAYAAAVPGVTEIRPGTYVFQDRMQAAFGGCSLKDCAGAVVVTVVSCPEEDTVIVDGGSKAFATDVQPNTAPLYLRGFGHVLEAPEAVLERLTEEHGMIRIAPGHGLEVGDRLHIVPNHICSTLNLYNSVQYITPDGVTPMSVEARGCSW, encoded by the coding sequence ATGTCCAATGAGATTACACGCCGCGAACGGCGAATTCCCTCCGCCTGGAGCGCCCGTGCCGGAGAGCTTCGCGAGGCGGAAACTCCCTTTTTGCTCATCGACGCGGAACGGACGAAGCAGAACATCCGCCATATGGCAGACATCGCCGCCAAGAATGGCGTCCAGCTGCGTCCCCATGCCAAGACGCACAAAATGCCGCATATCGCCCGTCTGCAGCAGCGGCATGGCGCCGTCGGCATTACGGTGGCCAAGGTATCCGAGGCCGAAGTGATGGTGAAGAACGGCATTGGCGACATCTTCATCGCTTATCCTCTTGTCGTGCCGTCCAAGATTCGGCGCGCCCTCGCCTTGACGGCCGACGCCCGCATTATCGTGGGCGTGGACAGCGCGGCCGGCGCGCGCGCCCTGGAGGCGGAGGCCCGGCAATTCGGCGGCGTCCTGGAGGTGCGGCTGGAGATCGATACCGGACTGAAGCGGTCCGGGGTGCGCACGGCAGACGTCAAGGCGGTGGCGGAAGCGATCGCCGGGTGTCCGCATTTGCGCTTGACCGGCATCTATACGTTCCGCGGCGCGCTGATCCACGGGGAGGCGACGCTGGATGTCCGCAGCGCCGGTGTCGACGAAGGCATGCGTATGGTCAGCATCGCCGAAGGGCTGCGCGAAGCCGGCTGCGACATTCAGGATGTCAGTGTCGGGTCGACCCCGACGGGCGCGTATGCGGCTGCCGTGCCGGGCGTGACGGAGATTCGGCCGGGCACGTACGTGTTCCAGGATCGGATGCAGGCCGCCTTCGGCGGCTGCAGTCTCAAGGATTGCGCGGGAGCCGTCGTCGTCACGGTCGTGAGCTGCCCCGAGGAGGATACCGTCATCGTCGACGGCGGCAGCAAAGCGTTCGCGACCGACGTGCAGCCGAACACCGCGCCCCTCTATCTGCGCGGCTTCGGGCATGTGCTCGAAGCGCCCGAAGCGGTGCTGGAGCGGCTGACGGAAGAGCATGGCATGATACGCATTGCGCCGGGACACGGCCTGGAGGTCGGGGATCGGCTCCACATCGTGCCGAATCATATTTGCAGCACGTTGAACTTATACAATTCGGTCCAGTATATCACCCCGGACGGGGTAACGCCGATGTCTGTCGAGGCGCGGGGCTGCAGCTGGTAA
- a CDS encoding RidA family protein has translation MGQIEQRLQQLGIELPEVGEPKFSYIPSRRTGNLVYTSGMDCRMNGVLMYEGKLGSDLTIEQGQEAARQVIINALAVIKHELGTLDNVSKVIKMLAFVNSAPGFADQPYVINGASDLLIEVFGEAGRHARSAIGTSDLPFHTPVEIELIVEVKDGA, from the coding sequence ATGGGACAAATCGAACAACGTTTGCAGCAATTGGGGATTGAACTGCCGGAAGTCGGGGAACCGAAGTTCTCCTATATTCCATCCCGGCGCACGGGCAATCTCGTCTACACGTCCGGCATGGACTGCCGGATGAACGGCGTCTTGATGTATGAAGGCAAGCTCGGATCCGATCTGACGATCGAGCAGGGCCAGGAAGCGGCGCGCCAAGTCATTATCAATGCGCTTGCCGTCATCAAGCATGAGCTGGGCACGCTGGACAATGTATCGAAGGTGATCAAAATGCTCGCCTTCGTGAACAGCGCCCCGGGCTTCGCGGATCAGCCCTATGTCATTAACGGCGCATCCGATCTGCTGATCGAAGTATTCGGCGAGGCGGGCCGCCATGCCCGCTCCGCTATCGGAACGAGCGATTTGCCGTTCCATACGCCGGTGGAGATCGAGCTTATCGTCGAGGTGAAGGACGGAGCATAA